ATCAAGAATATGAATTTCTTATAGAGAAACGAAAAAAGATAAAAAACGACCTATCTTTATTAGAAGATTGCTATAGCAAAATTTCGTCTTTAGAAAAGAAAATATTCTATGAAAATAGAATAAGGAGAATTGAACACTGTTTAATCGAGCAAAGGAAGAAAGAACAACAATTAGAATTTATTATCAATAAGTATAAAGAATATAGAGCTGCAGATAATAATTCTTTATGGGGAAAAGTATCAATGGAACATCCGTCAGATGATATTGAAGTTCTATATGATCAATGTGTAAAACTGTTCAATAGAAATGTTGAGCTTAGTAATTTAATTGACGAAAAAAACAGTTTATATTCTAAATACAATGGTTTAAATGGTGATTTGTTAGAATTAATTGAGTTAGGGACTAAACTCGTTACAGAAACAAAAAATTCTTCTTGTCCCTTGTGTAAACATCAATATAACGATTTCAATGAACTCTTAAAAAAAATAAACAATGACACGAAGTATCTCTCAGAAATAGATATCCTTACTAATCATATAAATATGTTAGAAGAAGAGAAAAATAATAATACTAACAAGCTAATAATACTTAGAGAAGCTTATAACGAAAGTATTAGTACTACTATAGAAAGTCTCCAAAGTAAATACGTGAGGTATATTGATAAAGAGAAGTATTTAATTGGAAAGTTAAAAAATTCAAAAGAGCTATTCAATAAACATCAAGATAATATAACTTTAATCTATGATTTTCTTATAGGCTATAATAAATCAAACTATTTCGAGGAGACTCGTCAAAAGCTTGATTTAGTTTCACTTGAAATAAATTTAAATCTTGAGCGAATGAAAGAGACAATAGGTGGAATTGAAAATTCTATAGAAATTACGAAAAATATAATAATAAGTAAGAAACATGAATTAACTAAATTAAAAAGTAACTTTGAATTTATTAACAATCAAATCTCTGATCTTTTAAATAATAAAGAGTTTAATGAATACAGAAGAATTTTATTACATGAGTATGAATTGTTAGAAAATGAGAATTTCATTGAGACACTAACACAAATGAAAGATTCTTTTAATGCATTACTAGTTACCGAAACTTTAGGTTTAAATGAAACAATTAAAAATTACAATAATTTTTTAAAGGAGTTAGAAGGTAAGAATTATGAAAACATTGTTAACAGTGTTAATCAAATTGATGTATTAAACCATGAATTAAATAATATCAAAAACCAATTTTTCACTGAATACAAACTGCTCCTTGATGTAGATGATGTCTCTCTGAATCACTTAGAGCAATTTATATCACAAAAAAATAAAACTAAATCCCAAAATGATAAATTAATACAGGTGTGTAAAGAAGCTATTAACAATCTCGATGTTCTAGAAAAAAATGAGTTATGGATAAGGAAAAAAAATATCTTAAATGATTTATTGGCTGAACAAGAATATGTTGATCAGTTGTTAAGAGATACAAATTCATTAGTTTTAACTGGCAAAGAGCATATTGAAAAACAAATAGAAACAAAATTTAATTTAGCAACAATCAACAAAATATATCAAATGATAGAGCCTCACCCCGACTTCACCAATATTGAATTTAGAATAATACAACAAGAGGATAGTCAATTAGGCTTAATGGTTTCAGCCTTGAATAAAGAAAAAACAAAAGAAGAGTCTCCAATACTATTCTTTAGTTCTGCCCAAGTAAATATACTTTCTTTAAGTATATTTTTAGCTAAAGCTCTTGAAAGTAATAATGGTTATAACACTATTTTTATGGACGACCCGATCCAACATTTAGATAGTATAAATTTACTTTCATTTATAGACCTGTTAAGAATAATCACAACAGAATTGGACAAGCAGGTTATAATTGCTACCCATGATGATAGATTTTTTAATTTAGTGAAAAGGAAATTAGATCCAAATTTTTTTAAGTCTAAATTTGTACAACTAGAGTCTTTTGGGAGAATTAAATCTGAAGATCATTATTGATTTTGAAGAAGAATTAATATAGCGCTCTAACTGTTAATGCGCTTTTGTACAAAATTATTTATTTTCAATTGTACGTCTTCGCGTACCACTTTCGCCTTTAGTCTATGTTAATCTCTTTTTAACAAAGGAGAGATTAACATGACAAGTACCAACAGCGAAGACCTGTCTTCGCAGTACGCACAACTCGTAAAGCAAGAAGACGATTACGTAGACCAACTAGTCACATGCAACAAACTCATCCTAGACGCCATGGACATTATTGCGAAGCAGGCAGGTGTGCTAGAGATGGATACCGTGAAACAAGCAGCATATCACCTTCATTCCATGGAACAGGATCTGAACCGAAAGTTATTTAAAGTCCGACTGGAGAAGAGCATCTTGGCAAATCAAATGAGTCAGTCTACATAAAACCACCTTAACTAAAGGACAGTGCAGGATCATATAAGCTGATCTTGAACTGTCTTTTTGCCTTTCCGTCCAAACGTTTCTCACTCTCAATTTAGCATTGACTTTCCTCCCAAATCCCCCTACACTTCAATTATTAAAATACTTTTAAAAACATTCATTGAATGGTTCGAAATGAATGAAAGGAGGCATATAACTAAGCATGTTACCCACATCACACAACACCCAACAGGTCAAACGTATTAACGTTGAACTGGTGAAGAATACGCTTCGATCGATGGGCGTAGGCACGAAGGCTTCCATTGCAAACTTGACGAAACTCAGCGTAGCCACATGCGGCACGATCCTGAACGAATTACTCCAAACGGGTGAGATTATCGATCTGGGTCCAGACGAATCAAGCGGGGGAAGGCCAGCGAGTCGGTATCAGTTTAATGCGGACTACGCAAGCGTACTATGCCTGATTATTCGAACGGAGGGCGGCATTCACTCAATCACACATACATATGCCAATCTGAACGGAGAGATGGCGGACGAACAGACGCTCATTTTGGATGAGATTAATGTAACTGTGGTAGAGGATCTGATTGCAAACCTGATTGAACAACACCACAATGTGCAGGCGATTGGTATCGGTATACCTGGTGTAGCACACAACGGTGTTATTGGCATTTGCGATGTACCGGAGCTGATGTATCAGCCACTTGGGCCAAGGCTTAAAGAGCAATATGAAGACGTGGAAGTGGTCATTGGCAACGACATGAACCTGACGGTCTACGGGCTGTATAACCAGCAGCAATTTGAGGAAGAGAAGAACTTTGCGGTGGTCACGTTTCCAGAGAACCATTTTCCGGGTGCAGGCTTTATCATAGATGGTCGTCCGCTGACCGGGAATACGCAATTTGGGGGCGAGGTGTCGTTTTTACCTTTTGGCGTGTCACGAGAAGAGCAGTTGCGAATGTTGAAAACGGCGGAAGGGTTGCAGGAACTGGTTGTACAGACGCTTGTATCCATCATCGCAATCATTAACCCGGCTACGATTGTGGTTACAGGCGATACGATGGACCCGGCTATGAGGGATGGACTGACGAAAGGTTGTCTGGATCGAATGATTCCATTGGAGCATATGCCGGAGTTAATCATCCAGAGAGATACTCGGCGCGAATATGTTACGGGGTTGGTCGCGGTTACGCTGGAGAGCCTGACCTACCGCATTCAGGTAATTGAGAAGCAGTGGTAAAGGAACTGAACGTTGATCGAAGGATGATCTCTCATCAGATCGAATAAATTGTAGTAACCCTTTTATATAAAATGAACTATTTCATTAAACAGGTAACGGAGAGGACAGAAAAAACCTGAAAAAACAAAGTGTTCGCCTTTATCACCGGATTTTCCCTTTGGAGAAGGGAATTCAAAAAATCTGGGGATAACAGCGATTGGAAGGTTATTCTGTCATTGGAGTGTCCAAGTTAATGACCGTTGTCTCAACTTATATAGACACAATGGAGGAACTTATTTTGAATGAGCAAGCAGGTACGCAAGGCAACAAA
The nucleotide sequence above comes from Paenibacillus sp. W2I17. Encoded proteins:
- a CDS encoding AAA family ATPase, producing the protein MKFKSIEIEAFRGYNESQIFDFTVEEEIMNLIVIYAPNGFGKTSFFDAVEWGFSGNIKRIYGNNRVKEIANHDKGYILKNKNSLNRYGRVEFILENNEKIVLGTPVLNGKRQRDDDKPVIFQSSEFFKEHRNKLFINQNVLTHDKIDSFLRFSTSTERFNALKEFWDHSDDTLVYSNLIQMYKDVQKKWEDISNKISAQRTELNAIKPNELVILNVHKLVTEVFRNDPDNMPIIMDESSDYDQAMQSLNKKLSVFETIATQSKNEIERATNLSVRLKKDYINSKSSIIENFSQKNELNKILNTFNNLNVEQQNFKQYEAKIAELNLKIRGVTYLINQYGFYEMMNSKIAGLSASKSELDRRIYNINEEMFLIEKEHINENQEYEFLIEKRKKIKNDLSLLEDCYSKISSLEKKIFYENRIRRIEHCLIEQRKKEQQLEFIINKYKEYRAADNNSLWGKVSMEHPSDDIEVLYDQCVKLFNRNVELSNLIDEKNSLYSKYNGLNGDLLELIELGTKLVTETKNSSCPLCKHQYNDFNELLKKINNDTKYLSEIDILTNHINMLEEEKNNNTNKLIILREAYNESISTTIESLQSKYVRYIDKEKYLIGKLKNSKELFNKHQDNITLIYDFLIGYNKSNYFEETRQKLDLVSLEINLNLERMKETIGGIENSIEITKNIIISKKHELTKLKSNFEFINNQISDLLNNKEFNEYRRILLHEYELLENENFIETLTQMKDSFNALLVTETLGLNETIKNYNNFLKELEGKNYENIVNSVNQIDVLNHELNNIKNQFFTEYKLLLDVDDVSLNHLEQFISQKNKTKSQNDKLIQVCKEAINNLDVLEKNELWIRKKNILNDLLAEQEYVDQLLRDTNSLVLTGKEHIEKQIETKFNLATINKIYQMIEPHPDFTNIEFRIIQQEDSQLGLMVSALNKEKTKEESPILFFSSAQVNILSLSIFLAKALESNNGYNTIFMDDPIQHLDSINLLSFIDLLRIITTELDKQVIIATHDDRFFNLVKRKLDPNFFKSKFVQLESFGRIKSEDHY
- a CDS encoding ROK family protein, with amino-acid sequence MLPTSHNTQQVKRINVELVKNTLRSMGVGTKASIANLTKLSVATCGTILNELLQTGEIIDLGPDESSGGRPASRYQFNADYASVLCLIIRTEGGIHSITHTYANLNGEMADEQTLILDEINVTVVEDLIANLIEQHHNVQAIGIGIPGVAHNGVIGICDVPELMYQPLGPRLKEQYEDVEVVIGNDMNLTVYGLYNQQQFEEEKNFAVVTFPENHFPGAGFIIDGRPLTGNTQFGGEVSFLPFGVSREEQLRMLKTAEGLQELVVQTLVSIIAIINPATIVVTGDTMDPAMRDGLTKGCLDRMIPLEHMPELIIQRDTRREYVTGLVAVTLESLTYRIQVIEKQW